A DNA window from Onthophagus taurus isolate NC chromosome 1, IU_Otau_3.0, whole genome shotgun sequence contains the following coding sequences:
- the LOC139428962 gene encoding uncharacterized protein, translating to MVGEKKALRSIKEKSEIVVLPTDKGNATVVMDRKEYDDKMMNLLDPATYRKIKKDPTDKIVRKMKKLIKSTGIPAEQQKGLFVQAPKIHKPDVPLRPIVSAINSPTYQLAKHLAKILSPFTGNTESYVRDSTHFVESVKGVKLEAGDMLVSFDVESLFTRVPVKDAVEGLRRKLIPEGLPEYVPNLVEYCLSSTYFSWKGEFYEQFEGAAMGSPLSPVIANFYMELFEEDALKKSQWKPKLWLRYVDDTFVIWQHGQKRLQEFLDHLNSQHPMIKFTMETETAKKLPFLDVLVTRTTNGDIELGVYRKKTHTNSEQRDYVKERT from the exons ATGGTTGGTGAAAAGAAGGCACTCcgatctataaaagaaaaatcagaaatcgtcgtgttaccaacagacaaggggaatgccaccgttgttatggacaggaaagaatacgacgacaaaatgatgaacctactggacccagccacctacaggaagataaagaaggaccccacagacaaaatcgtaaggaaaatgaagaaactgataaaatccactggaattccagcagaacagcagaaaggtttgtttgtgcaggcgccgaagattcacaaaccagacgtacccctccgccctatcgtcagcgccatcaactccccaacataccagctggccaaacatcttgcaaagattctgtctccctttacaggtaacacggaatcgtatgttagggattctacacattttgtggaatcggtaaaaggtgtaaagctggaggctggggatatgttggtaagtttcgatgtggaatccctttttactagggtaccagttaaggatgctgtagaGGGTCTTCGCCGAAAACTCATTCCGGAGGGTTTACCAGAATACGTGCCAAatctggtggagtattgcttatcgtcgacgtattttagctggaaaggagaattttacgagcagttcgaaggggcagccatgggatctccactatcgccagttatagctaatttctacatggaattattcgaagaggacgctttgaagaagagccagtggaaaccaaaactatggctacgatatgtggatgacacgtttgtgatatggcaacatggtcaaaaacggctccaagagttcttggatcacttgaactctcaacatcctatgattaagttcaccatggaaacagaaactgccaaaaaactacctttcctagatgtattggtcaccaggacgacaaatggagatatagaacttggtgtataccgaaagaagacccataccaacag cgagcagcgagactatgtgaaggagagaacttga
- the LOC111416909 gene encoding selenoprotein K-like — MVYVQGGRVAEGRPWSLRRIPEFFWGIIAFVIFFFKTLFGFDTSSSSSNGSRGGSRGGGGPDYPGGGRGPRGPRTIGRITTIQDCSMPGGG, encoded by the exons ATGGTATACGTACAAG gTGGTAGAGTCGCTGAAGGAAGACCATGGAGTTTAAGGAGAATCCCCGAATTTTTTTGGGGTATAATCGCATTTGTGATTTTCTt ctttaaaactttatttggTTTTGATACTTCTTCGTCATCATCAAATGGTTCGCGTGGTGGTTCAAGAGGGGGAGGAGGTCCCGATTATCCCGGTGGAGGGAGAgg tccTAGAGGACCTCGTACGATAGGGCGCATAACCACAATCCAAGATTGTTCCATGCCTGGAGGTGGATGA
- the LOC111416897 gene encoding probable glutamate receptor has translation MEVYVNLLANIIVTNYFSTTKCLYVFTDSKSTYKHFENIPAIIVDVELMRNNPNVYTKFYCDHFIINTEKANETFEEIENLIRYGENRFHFRSYLVLPTRNLDRNTTSIFETKSVDFVANILAVFPDKLSNSDEGIFNLYTHKYAAYHDYNQVYLLDKWFSKNSSFLFGNNLYPDKLSNQGGRILSIGTITYKPYSVIDYLDGTELSAVLEAACKYNMTITVTDFDGDWGDAFENFTGDGVLGNLARDKTDIGFASLFMYSSTYQYLDVTTPLVHTGITALVPSPKKETQPVKETAIITLLETEALFLGKPVSKLPLEFYSRIVYALAMILSLVMATIYTSGLASTMTVPKYKGTIRTLKDLAERGIHWGATSIVWIASISDSDNPIYQQIVKSFVIADVDNLTRLNSEEFGYAIERLQEGNYALGDYITEDGVKRRRLMDENLFNDYIVMYTRKGSILLPLINKVVLEVSQAGLVEYWEDLAISKYSSTTIQTIVRFSVQSPKPVITPLTFNHVEGAFIIWAVGIAISIICFIWEIKHK, from the exons ATGGAAGTTTACGTAAATCTTTTGGCAAATATAATTGTAACAAATTACTTTTCAACAACAAAGTGTTTGTACGTTTTTACAGACAGCAAATCAAcgtataaacatttcgaaaatatTCCTGCAATAATTGTCGATGTCGAATTAATGCGAAATAATCCAAATGTTTacaccaaattttattgcgatcattttataattaataccgAGAAAGCTAACGAAACGTTTgaggaaattgaaaatttgattcGTTACGGAGAGAATCGGTTTCATTTTAGAAGTTATTTAGTTTTACCAACGAGAAATCTTGATAGAAATACCACCTCAATTTTTGAAACGAAAAGTGTTGATTTTGTCGCGAATATTTTGGCGGTTTTTCCTGATAAATTAAGTAATTCAGATGAAGGAATATTTAACTTATACACACATAAATACGCTGCGTATCACGATTATAACcaagtttatttattggataaatggttttcgaaaaattcgagttttttatttggaaataatttatatcctGATAAATTAAGTAATCAAGGCGGAAGAATTTTAAGTATTGGAACCATAACTTACAAGCCATATTCAGTAAttg attatttgGATGGAACAGAATTAAGCGCAGTTTTAGAAGCAGCTTGTAAGTACAACATGACGATTACGGTGACTGATTTTGATGGTGATTGGGGTGAtgcttttgaaaattttactgGTGATGGAGTACTGGGAAACTTAGCCAGAGATAAAACTGATATAGGATTTG cTTCGCTATTTATGTATTCTTCAACTTATCAGTACCTTGATGTTACAACTCCATTAGTACATACTGGAATAACGGCTTTAGTTCCATCACCAAA AAAAGAAACTCAACCTGTAAAAGAAACCGcgattattacattattagaAACAGAAGCCTTATTTTTGGGAAAACCCGTTTCAAAACTTCCCCTCGAGTTTTATTCGAGAATTGTTTACGCGTTAGCGATGATTCTTAGCTTAGTAATGGCTACAATTTATACCAGCGGTTTAGCAAGCACCATGACGGTTCCGAAATATAAAGGAACAATAAGAACTTTAAAAGATCTCGCTGAACGGGGAATTCATTGGGGTGCAACTTCTATTGTTTGGATTGCTTCTATTTCAGACTCagataat CCGATTTATCAACAAATTgttaaaagttttgttattgccGACGTTGATAATTTAACAAGATTAAATTCAGAGGAATTTGGATACGCTATTGAGCGTTTACAAGAAGGAAATTATGCTCTGGGTGATTACATCACTGAGGATGGTGTTAAACGACGAAGATTAATGGACGAGAATCTTTTTAACGATTACATTGTGATGTACACCAGAAAAGGATCAATTCTTTTACcactaattaataaagtggTTCTTGAAGTATCTCAAGCTGGATTAGTTGAATATTGGGAGGATTTG GCTATATCAAAATATTCAAGCACTACAATTCAAACAATCGTAAGATTTTCTGTTCAATCACCAAAACCGGTGATTACACCTTTAACGTTTAATCACGTCGAAGGGGCTTTTATTATTTGGGCAGTAGGAATtgcaatttcaattatttgttttatttgggaaattaaacataaataa
- the LOC139428939 gene encoding phosphatidylinositol N-acetylglucosaminyltransferase subunit C — MVKWKKILYENQGFSDNYTDKTFLKDLRKNVNSQEIALKDCLLGASYLIQELSIVVSFVLIYVFLYNNWLPANTVLLTAIATILLGFVLYRKAIKPETFRSAFTSIRTFIIFFIFAYFFSPVLYTLTVTISTDTIYTSTFYMMLIHLIFFDYGVAAAIVSNSLSISAAMFASICLASRLQSSYHSLVLITIAIECFILSPILRKSYSTYKITPLLILGIIFVLFNICTVCLVLYTFVLIFICLICPMLFRKYQNYKRNIYGPWDEAIIDNAAHINDLIYS, encoded by the coding sequence atggtaaaatggaaaaaaattttatatgaaaatcaAGGATTTTCCGATAATTATACCGATAAAAcctttttaaaagatttacgcaaaaatgtaaattcaCAAGAAATCGCTTTAAAAGATTGTTTATTAGGAGCAAGTTATTTGATACAAGAACTTTCGATAGTGGTCAGTTTTGTATTGATTTACgtgtttttatataataattggtTACCGGCAAATACGGTATTATTAACGGCAATAGCAacgattttattgggatttGTTTTGTATAGGAAAGCAATAAAACCAGAAACATTCCGAAGTGCCTTTACAAGCATTAGAACATTcataatcttttttatatttgcttATTTCTTTTCACCCGTTTTATACACGTTAACCGTTACAATAAGTACAGATACGATTTACACAAGTACTTTTTATATGATGCTTattcatttaatatttttcgattATGGAGTAGCTGCAGCAATCGTTTCTAATAGTTTATCGATAAGCGCCGCAATGTTCGCCTCGATATGTTTAGCTTCACGATTACAATCATCTTACCACTCCTTAGTTCTTATTACTATCGCTATTGAATGCTTTATATTATCTCCGATTTTGCGCAAAAGTTACTCAACTTACAAAATAACccctttattaattttaggaataatatttgttttatttaatatatgtaCGGTTTGTTTAGTTTTATACACATTcgttttgatatttatttgtttaatatgCCCAATGTTATTTAGGAAAtaccaaaattataaaagaaacatTTACGGTCCATGGGACGAGGCAATAATAGATAACGCAGCGCATATTAATGATCTTATTTATTCATAG